In the genome of Streptomyces sp. V2I9, one region contains:
- a CDS encoding glycoside hydrolase family 6 protein produces the protein MSGRSTVSRALPRTGPVVLAALTLVTALTAGCSTPEPRVTRTAEEAGENVRGEPAPSAASPFWVDPDSDAARQVRTWEKEGREAEAKILRRISERPVADWPAWDDPAPEIRAAARAAARTEKTVLLVAYNIPHRDCGLYSAGGAKDADAYRSWIGAFADAIGDASATVILEPDALPHIADGCTPPEHHAERYQLLSEAVDTLKARPHTTVYLDAGNPDWIDEPSKMAQPLRRAGIDRADGFSLNVSNFQSNESVKAYAGRLSDAVGGSHFVIDTSRNGKGPLSGGRAEAWCNPPGRGLGTPPTTDTGDDRLDAYLWIKRPGDSDGTCRGGPPAGDWWPEYALGLARRAAS, from the coding sequence ATGTCCGGCCGCAGCACCGTCTCCCGCGCTCTCCCCCGTACCGGTCCCGTCGTCCTGGCCGCCCTCACCCTGGTGACCGCGCTCACCGCGGGCTGCTCGACGCCGGAGCCGCGTGTCACCCGCACCGCCGAGGAGGCGGGGGAGAACGTCCGGGGCGAGCCCGCCCCGAGCGCGGCCTCCCCGTTCTGGGTCGATCCGGACAGCGACGCCGCCCGGCAGGTGCGCACCTGGGAGAAGGAGGGGCGCGAGGCGGAGGCGAAGATCCTGCGGCGGATCTCCGAGCGGCCGGTGGCCGACTGGCCCGCGTGGGACGACCCGGCACCGGAGATCCGGGCCGCCGCGCGTGCCGCCGCCCGTACGGAGAAGACCGTCCTGCTGGTGGCGTACAACATCCCGCACCGCGATTGCGGGCTCTACTCCGCGGGCGGTGCCAAGGACGCCGACGCCTACCGTTCCTGGATCGGCGCGTTCGCCGACGCCATCGGGGACGCGTCGGCGACCGTGATCCTGGAGCCGGACGCCCTCCCCCACATCGCGGACGGCTGCACCCCGCCCGAGCACCACGCCGAGCGCTACCAACTCCTCTCCGAGGCGGTGGACACACTCAAGGCACGGCCGCACACCACGGTCTATCTGGACGCGGGCAACCCGGACTGGATCGACGAACCGTCCAAGATGGCTCAGCCGCTGCGGCGGGCCGGCATCGACCGGGCCGACGGCTTCTCGCTGAACGTCTCCAACTTCCAGTCGAACGAGAGCGTGAAGGCGTACGCGGGCCGGCTCTCCGACGCCGTGGGCGGCTCGCACTTCGTGATCGACACCAGCCGCAACGGCAAGGGCCCCCTGTCCGGGGGCCGTGCGGAAGCCTGGTGCAATCCGCCGGGCCGGGGGCTCGGCACGCCGCCGACCACCGACACCGGCGACGACCGCCTCGACGCCTACCTGTGGATCAAGCGGCCGGGCGACTCGGACGGCACCTGCCGGGGCGGCCCGCCGGCCGGCGACTGGTGGCCGGAGTACGCACTCGGCCTGGCCCGGCGCGCCGCCTCCTGA
- a CDS encoding DUF5937 family protein produces MPFQLHFGESDLLRCRFALSPLFETQEAVRTLSRPSRHGYHLPWLRRIRESAAALDLEPLWLLMPDGGHNPDFICPPPIGPLATFEEELAAVRATDPEVAREDMELALADRPGGRRSAAGRRLLADPARAVRELAGLLERAWEALIEPYWPRLRALLEADIAYHSRRLADSGLEGVLGEVSPRLSWNGSTLTVAGTRGDHRRVLGGQGLVLMPSVFVWPEVVGGHEEPWQPGLIYPARGIGGLWSGAGGRTPETLARLLGRVRADVLCALDEPAGTSTLAHRLGLAPSSVSAHLSVLRGAGLLTSRRYGHQVLYERTPLGIALAASD; encoded by the coding sequence GTGCCGTTCCAGCTGCACTTCGGCGAGAGCGATCTGCTGCGCTGCCGGTTCGCGCTGTCCCCGCTGTTCGAGACCCAGGAGGCGGTGCGCACACTGTCGCGCCCCTCCCGGCACGGCTACCACCTGCCGTGGCTCCGCCGCATCCGGGAGTCCGCCGCGGCCCTGGATCTGGAGCCGCTGTGGCTGTTGATGCCGGACGGCGGCCACAACCCGGACTTCATCTGCCCGCCGCCGATCGGACCGCTGGCCACCTTCGAGGAGGAGCTCGCGGCCGTACGGGCGACCGATCCCGAGGTGGCGCGGGAGGACATGGAACTGGCCCTGGCGGACCGGCCGGGCGGGCGGCGGTCGGCGGCCGGGCGGAGGCTGCTGGCCGATCCGGCGCGGGCCGTGCGGGAGCTGGCCGGCCTGCTGGAGCGGGCCTGGGAGGCGTTGATCGAGCCGTACTGGCCGCGGCTGAGGGCACTGCTGGAGGCGGACATCGCCTACCACTCCCGGCGGCTCGCGGACAGCGGCCTGGAAGGGGTGCTCGGCGAGGTGAGCCCCCGGCTCAGCTGGAACGGCTCGACGCTCACCGTGGCCGGGACGCGGGGCGACCACCGGCGGGTGCTGGGCGGCCAGGGGCTGGTGCTGATGCCGAGCGTCTTCGTCTGGCCGGAGGTGGTGGGCGGCCATGAGGAGCCGTGGCAGCCGGGGCTGATCTACCCGGCGCGCGGCATCGGCGGGCTCTGGTCCGGGGCGGGCGGCCGGACCCCGGAGACCCTCGCCCGGCTGCTCGGCCGGGTCCGGGCCGACGTGCTGTGCGCGCTGGACGAACCGGCCGGGACGAGCACGCTGGCGCACCGGCTGGGCCTCGCCCCCTCCTCCGTCTCGGCCCATCTGTCCGTGCTGCGCGGGGCGGGGCTGCTGACCTCGCGGCGCTACGGGCACCAGGTGCTGTACGAGCGCACCCCGCTGGGGATCGCGCTGGCCGCCTCGGACTGA
- a CDS encoding MFS transporter yields the protein MPTDHPAPADTPRTPPAPASRARVPADPPAAAAPRGYRAVFAVAEFRAVFAAHLLSLLGVVVSELALTVLVYDLTGSPLLSALTFALGLLPYLIGGTLFAGVADRYPARRVLVVCDLVCAACVAVMLVPATPVAGLLALRCLVAAVAPVFTGTRMAALTDILGEGDLYVLGRSLLRIVSQSAMLIGFGAGGMLLTVLSPRGAITVTVVTFLCSAALLRFGTRDRPARSGGGQAGGTLLRESLSGARLILGDRRVRALMLLFWVPAMFVVAPEALAAPYADAIVASPAALGLLLCAMAVGHIGAELFVGSALSPRNRSRIVLPVAAAGLLPLLVYVVRPGLPLAVAALALAGAGAAYVIGLDQWFVDAVPQELRGRAMTLLTAGLMTLQGLGMALAGLAAEFFPVHQVVAGSGIIGTVCTLLLVAEVRRTAPGRMSDTEERDGADRHVTSG from the coding sequence ATGCCGACCGACCACCCCGCCCCTGCGGACACCCCCCGTACCCCGCCCGCCCCGGCCTCCCGCGCCCGGGTCCCGGCCGATCCGCCGGCTGCCGCCGCCCCGCGCGGCTACCGGGCCGTCTTCGCCGTCGCCGAGTTCCGGGCCGTCTTCGCCGCGCACCTGCTCTCGCTCCTCGGCGTCGTCGTCAGCGAACTCGCGCTCACCGTGCTCGTCTACGACCTCACCGGCTCGCCGCTGCTCAGCGCACTGACGTTCGCGCTGGGGCTGCTCCCGTACCTGATCGGCGGGACCCTCTTCGCGGGCGTCGCCGACCGCTACCCGGCCCGCCGCGTCCTGGTGGTCTGCGATCTGGTCTGTGCGGCCTGCGTCGCCGTGATGCTGGTGCCCGCCACCCCCGTCGCCGGACTCCTCGCCCTGCGCTGCCTGGTCGCCGCCGTCGCGCCCGTCTTCACCGGGACGAGGATGGCGGCGCTCACCGACATCCTCGGCGAGGGCGACCTCTATGTACTGGGCCGTTCGCTGCTGCGGATCGTCTCGCAGAGCGCGATGCTCATCGGGTTCGGAGCGGGAGGGATGCTGCTCACCGTGCTCTCCCCGCGCGGCGCGATCACCGTCACCGTGGTGACCTTCCTCTGCTCGGCCGCCCTGCTCCGCTTCGGCACCCGCGACCGCCCCGCCCGCAGCGGCGGCGGGCAGGCCGGCGGCACCCTGCTGAGGGAGTCGCTCTCCGGGGCCCGTCTGATCCTGGGCGACCGCCGCGTCCGGGCACTGATGCTGCTGTTCTGGGTGCCGGCGATGTTCGTCGTCGCCCCGGAGGCGCTGGCCGCCCCGTACGCCGACGCGATCGTGGCCTCGCCCGCCGCGCTCGGGCTGCTGCTCTGCGCCATGGCCGTCGGGCACATCGGGGCCGAGCTGTTCGTGGGGTCCGCGCTCAGCCCCCGCAACCGCTCCCGGATCGTCCTGCCGGTCGCCGCCGCCGGTCTGCTGCCGCTCCTGGTCTATGTGGTCCGCCCCGGACTGCCGCTCGCCGTCGCGGCCCTCGCGCTGGCCGGTGCGGGCGCCGCGTACGTGATCGGGCTCGACCAGTGGTTCGTCGACGCCGTGCCCCAGGAGCTGCGCGGCCGGGCCATGACCCTGCTCACCGCCGGCCTGATGACCCTCCAGGGGCTCGGGATGGCGCTGGCCGGGCTCGCTGCCGAGTTCTTCCCGGTGCACCAGGTGGTCGCCGGATCCGGAATCATCGGTACCGTCTGCACGCTGCTGCTCGTCGCCGAGGTCCGCAGGACAGCCCCCGGACGGATGTCCGATACCGAGGAGCGAGACGGGGCTGACCGGCATGTGACCAGTGGGTAA
- a CDS encoding MarR family winged helix-turn-helix transcriptional regulator — MPKPLSLPFDPIARADELWRQRWGPVPSMGAITSIMRAQQILLAEVDAVVKPYGLTFARYEALVLLAFSKAGELPMSKIGERLMVHPTSVTNTVDRLVRSGLVAKRPNPNDGRGTLASITDKGRDVVEAATRDLVAVDFGLGVYDAEECAEIFAMLRPLRVAARDFEEK, encoded by the coding sequence GTGCCGAAGCCGCTCAGCCTTCCCTTCGACCCCATCGCCCGCGCCGACGAGCTCTGGCGGCAGCGTTGGGGACCCGTGCCCTCGATGGGGGCGATCACCTCGATCATGCGGGCGCAGCAGATCCTGCTCGCCGAGGTCGACGCCGTGGTCAAGCCCTACGGGCTGACCTTCGCACGGTACGAGGCGCTGGTGCTGCTCGCCTTCTCCAAGGCCGGTGAGCTGCCGATGTCCAAGATCGGGGAGCGGCTGATGGTGCACCCCACGTCGGTCACCAACACGGTGGACCGGCTGGTCCGGTCCGGTCTCGTCGCCAAGCGGCCCAACCCGAACGACGGCCGGGGCACGCTCGCGTCCATCACCGACAAGGGCCGGGACGTCGTCGAGGCGGCCACCCGCGATCTGGTCGCGGTCGACTTCGGGCTCGGGGTGTACGACGCCGAGGAGTGCGCCGAGATCTTCGCCATGCTGCGCCCGCTGCGGGTGGCGGCCCGGGACTTCGAGGAGAAGTGA
- a CDS encoding DUF3817 domain-containing protein produces the protein MKQNVLTRYRVMAYVTAIWLLVFTVAIIAKYGFQTGDTMLISQIHGVLFIVYVVFAFDLGSKAKWPFGKLLWVLAAGCIPFASFFVEPKVSREARALVTDPAPAPAKV, from the coding sequence ATGAAACAGAACGTGCTCACCCGCTACCGGGTGATGGCCTACGTCACCGCCATCTGGCTGCTCGTCTTCACCGTGGCGATCATCGCGAAGTACGGCTTCCAGACCGGCGACACCATGCTGATCTCGCAGATCCACGGCGTGCTGTTCATCGTCTACGTCGTCTTCGCCTTCGATCTGGGCTCCAAGGCGAAGTGGCCCTTCGGCAAGCTCCTGTGGGTGCTGGCCGCCGGCTGCATCCCCTTCGCCTCGTTCTTCGTCGAGCCGAAGGTCAGCCGCGAGGCCCGGGCCCTGGTCACCGACCCGGCGCCGGCCCCCGCCAAGGTCTGA
- a CDS encoding methylmalonyl-CoA mutase, whose protein sequence is MDADAIEEGRLRWQARYDKARKRDADFTTLSGDPVEPVYGPRPGDTYEGFERIGWPGEYPFTRGLHATGYRGRTWTIRQFAGFGNAEQTNERYKMILAAGGGGLSVAFDMPTLMGRDSDDPRALGEVGHCGVAIDSAADMEILFGGIPLGDVTTSMTISGPAVPVFCMYLVAAERQGVDPAVLNGTLQTDIFKEYIAQKEWLFQPEPHLRLIGDLMEHCAASIPAYKPLSVSGYHIREAGATAAQELAYTLADGFGYVELGLSRGLDVDTFAPGLSFFFDAHLDFFEEIAKFRAARRIWARWMKETYGAKTDKAQWLRFHTQTAGVSLTAQQPYNNVVRTAVEALSAVLGGTNSLHTNALDETLALPSEQAAEIALRTQQVLMEETGVANVADPLGGSWYVEQLTDRIEAEAEKIFDQIKERGTRAHPDGQHPIGPITSGILRGIEDGWFTGEIAESAFQYQRALEKGDKRVVGVNVHHGSVTGDLEILRVSHEVERDQVSQLADRRAARDDAAVTAALDAMLAAARDGSNMIAPMLDAVRAEATLGEICGVLRDEWGVYTEPPGF, encoded by the coding sequence ATGGACGCTGACGCGATCGAGGAAGGCCGCCTCCGCTGGCAGGCCCGTTACGACAAGGCCCGCAAGCGCGACGCGGACTTCACCACGCTCTCCGGTGACCCGGTCGAGCCGGTCTACGGGCCCCGCCCCGGTGACACGTACGAGGGATTCGAGCGGATCGGCTGGCCGGGGGAGTACCCCTTCACCCGCGGGCTGCACGCCACCGGCTACCGGGGCCGCACCTGGACGATCCGCCAGTTCGCCGGCTTCGGCAACGCCGAGCAGACCAACGAGCGCTACAAGATGATCCTCGCGGCCGGCGGCGGCGGGCTCAGCGTCGCCTTCGACATGCCGACGCTGATGGGCCGCGACTCCGACGACCCGCGCGCTCTCGGCGAGGTCGGCCACTGCGGGGTCGCCATCGACTCCGCCGCCGACATGGAGATCCTCTTCGGCGGCATCCCCCTCGGGGACGTCACCACCTCGATGACGATCAGCGGACCGGCCGTCCCCGTCTTCTGCATGTACCTGGTCGCCGCCGAGCGCCAGGGCGTCGATCCGGCCGTGCTCAACGGCACGCTCCAGACCGACATCTTCAAGGAGTACATCGCGCAGAAGGAGTGGCTCTTCCAGCCCGAGCCCCATCTGCGCCTCATCGGCGACCTGATGGAGCACTGCGCCGCCTCCATCCCCGCCTACAAGCCGCTCTCCGTCTCCGGCTACCACATCCGCGAGGCCGGGGCGACGGCCGCGCAGGAGCTGGCGTACACCCTCGCGGACGGCTTCGGCTACGTGGAACTGGGCCTCTCCCGCGGCCTGGACGTCGACACCTTCGCCCCCGGACTCTCCTTCTTCTTCGACGCGCACCTCGACTTCTTCGAGGAGATCGCCAAGTTCCGCGCCGCCCGCCGCATCTGGGCCCGCTGGATGAAGGAGACGTACGGCGCGAAGACCGACAAGGCGCAGTGGCTGCGGTTCCACACCCAGACCGCCGGCGTCTCGCTCACCGCGCAGCAGCCGTACAACAACGTCGTGCGCACCGCCGTCGAGGCGCTCTCCGCCGTCCTCGGCGGCACCAACTCGCTGCACACCAACGCCCTCGACGAGACCCTCGCGCTCCCCTCCGAGCAGGCCGCCGAGATCGCCCTGCGCACCCAGCAGGTGCTGATGGAGGAGACCGGCGTCGCCAACGTGGCCGACCCGCTGGGCGGTTCCTGGTACGTCGAGCAGCTCACCGACCGGATCGAGGCCGAGGCCGAGAAGATCTTCGACCAGATCAAGGAGCGCGGCACCCGCGCCCACCCGGACGGGCAGCACCCCATCGGGCCGATCACCTCCGGCATCCTGCGCGGGATCGAGGACGGCTGGTTCACCGGCGAGATCGCGGAGTCCGCCTTCCAGTACCAGCGGGCCCTGGAGAAGGGCGACAAGCGGGTCGTCGGCGTCAACGTCCACCACGGCTCGGTCACCGGCGACCTGGAGATCCTGCGCGTCAGCCACGAGGTCGAGCGCGACCAGGTCAGCCAGCTCGCCGACCGCAGGGCCGCCCGCGACGACGCCGCGGTCACCGCCGCCCTCGACGCGATGCTCGCCGCCGCCCGCGACGGCTCCAACATGATCGCGCCCATGCTCGACGCGGTACGGGCCGAGGCCACGCTCGGCGAGATCTGCGGGGTCCTGCGTGATGAGTGGGGCGTCTACACGGAGCCGCCCGGCTTCTGA